From the Cyanobium sp. M30B3 genome, the window CCTCCAGCGGCAGGTCGGGCACCACCAGGCCGGCGGCCCCGGCGGCGGCGGCATCGCGGCAGAAGCGGTCCATGCCGCGGTTGAGCAGGGGGTTGCTGTAGGTGAACAGCACCACGGGAATGCTGAGCTCCCCCTTCAGCGCGCTGAGCATCTCCAGCACCTGGGCCGGCGTGGTGCCGCTGGCCAGGGCCCGGCTGGCGGCCGCCTGGATCACCGGTCCATCGGCCAGGGGGTCGCTGTAGGGGATGCCCAGCTCGATCAGGTCGGCGCCGTGGGCCTGCAGGGCCAGCAGGGCGGAGCGGGTGGAGGCCAGGTCGGGGTCGCCCGCCATCAGGAAGGGCATCAGGGCGCAGGTGCCCTGGCTGCGCAGCTGCTGGAAACGCTGCTGGATCAAGGTGGCGGCGGCAGTCACAGCAGCGGCGGGCTCGGGCGGTGTCGGCTGCGAGCCTATGCCTCGCCCGGTTGCTCGGGCTCGGCGGCGGCCTGCTCGAGCAGTTGCTGCTGTTCCTCCGGGCTCAGGGCGGCGAATTTTTTCTCCAGCACTTCGGTGGTGTGGGCGTCGTAGGCGGAGCGGTAGGTGCGCCGCTGCTGCATG encodes:
- a CDS encoding tryptophan synthase subunit alpha; translation: MTAAATLIQQRFQQLRSQGTCALMPFLMAGDPDLASTRSALLALQAHGADLIELGIPYSDPLADGPVIQAAASRALASGTTPAQVLEMLSALKGELSIPVVLFTYSNPLLNRGMDRFCRDAAAAGAAGLVVPDLPLEEGEKLSSIAAGHGLDLVLLVAPTTPAERMARIHQASRGFTYLVSVTGVTGVRTSLESRVGPLVQQLKGLGDTPVAVGFGISGPDQARQVRQWGADGAIVGSALVKAMAAAAAAGQPVGEAAGRFCAELRAGLDG